DNA sequence from the Novosphingobium sp. KACC 22771 genome:
AGGGCAAGTCGGGCCAATATTCCACCGACCAGTCGGTGCTGGAAAAGCTGGAGGCCGAAGGCGTGCCCATCGCGCGCAAGGTGCTGGAATGGCGCCAGCTCGCCAAATTGCGCAGCACCTATACCGAGGCGCTTCAGGCCGCGATCAGCCCCGTCACGGGCCGCGTTCACACCAGCTACAGCCTTGTCGGGGCACAAACCGGCCGTCTTTCCTCGACGGAGCCGAATTTGCAGAACATCCCGATCCGCACCGAAATCGGCCGCCAGATCCGCGACTGCTTTGTGGCCGAGCCCGGCAATGTCCTGCTGGCGGCGGACTACAGCCAGATCGAATTGCGCCTTGCCGCGCATATGGCCGATGTGCCTGCGCTCAAGGACGCCTTTGCCAGCGGCGCCGACATTCACGCCGCCACCGCGCAGGAATTGTTCAGTGAGGTCAACCGCGAGACGCGCGGGCGGGCCAAGACGATCAACTTCGCCATCCTCTACGGCATCTCGCGCTGGGGCCTCGCCCCGCGTCTTGGCGTGACGCCCGAGGAGGCGCAGGCGATGATCGACACCTATTTCGCCCGCTTCCCCGGCATCCAGCGCTATATCCACGAAACGCTCTCGACGGTGCGCGAGCGGGGTTATTCCGAAACGCTGTTTGGCCGCAAATGCTGGTTCCCGCGCATCAATTCGAAAAATCAGGCCGAAAGGCAGGGCAGCGAGCGCGCCGCCATCAACGCGCCGATCCAGGGCACCTGCGCCGACATCATCAAACGCGCCATGGCCCGGATGCAGCCCGCGCTGAGCAACGCCGGCCTGCCCCATGTGCGGATGCTGCTGCAGGTGCATGACGAACTGGTCTTTGAATTGCCCGAGAGCGATGTCGAAGCCGCCAAAGCCGTCATCCGCGCCGTCATGGAGGAGGCCGCCGGGCCGTCTGTGGCGATTTCCGTGCCGCTGGGCGCGGAAATCGGCGTGGGGGCCAGTTGGGGCGCCGCGCACTGATGATCACCATCACCGACCTTACCAAGGGCAAATTGCCGCTGAACCTGCCCGGCGACGCGCTCGATCCCGATCAATTGCCCTCGCTGAACGAAGTGATGCATTGGTCCAGCCGGATGAGCCATGCGGCGCTGGTGCTGGGGATCGGGCTGGGCGTGGCGCTGCTGCTGCATCTGGCCTGTTTTGCGTTTCTGCGGCGTATGGCGCGGCGCAGCGAGAATCCCGCCGAAGCCGTCGCTGCGGCGCAGCTCTACCATGCCTTCCGCTGGGCGTTTCTGGCGGGCGGCATGGCATCGGCGGCGGGCGGCAACAAGCTGATCGCCAAGCTGTGGAACGGGATCGAGGGCTTTGTCGTTCCCGCGCTGACCGGCTGGGTGCTCTATGCGCTGGTGCGGACGGGGGCCGAGCTGATGACCCGCCGCGCCATCACCTCGGGCGATGAGCTGACCGCGCGCAGCCGCACCACGCGAATCGCGCTGCTCTCGCGCTCGATGGCCTTTGTCATCATCTTCATCACCGTGGCGCTGATGCTGCTGGGCGTGCCGGCGGTGCGTCATATCGGCGCGACGCTGATCGCTTCGGCCGGTTTGATGGGGCTGGCGGTCGGCGCCGCAGCCCAGCCCGCGCTCAAATCGCTGATCGCGGGTTTGCAGATCGCGTTGACCGAACCGATTCGCATCGGCGATTTCGTGGTGGTCGAGGGCGAACAGGGCCGCGTTGAGGATATCCGCCTGTCCTATGTCGTGATCCGCACCGGCGACGAGCGCCGCCTGATCGTGCCCACGGTCAAATTTCTCGACGCCACGTTCCAGAACTGGACCCGCGTGGGCGGAATCACCGGATCGGTGGTGCTGCCGATTCGCCCCGGCTTTGCCATTGAGCCTATCCGTCAGGCCTTTCGCGCGGCGATTGACGAGATGGAGGCATGGGACCGGCGCACCGGCGATCTGGTGGTGTCGGAATCGCGGGTCGGTTCGGTGGAATTGAAGCTGTTGGTCAGCGCGGCCAACCCTGCCGACCTGGGCGCTTTACGCAGCGGCTTGCGTGAAGTGATGCTGGAATGGCTGCGGGTCAATGCGCCCGATGCGCTTTGCACCGAAACCTGATTGCGTGCGAATCAACTGCGCGGAAAGCAGGCAAAGAAAAACCCGGCCGAAGCCGGGCTTGGAAGTTTGGGAGAGGATGCCTGAAAGGCATGGTCTTTATGACCCCGACGCCGATTTTGTGCAAGTGCGAAATGCGAGATCCGCATTGCGATTAATGCAATCGTTGGCGCATCACGGAATCCGGGGCATTTCGGCCCACACGGCACTGCATTGCGCCGCACAAATACCGGGCGCAAAAAAAGGCCCAACCGTTGCCGGTCGGGCCGTGGAAGTTTTGGGAGAGGATGCCTAAAAGGCTCGTCCCTTATGCCGATCGTTATGCATGACAGCAAATGCACATTCATCACCGCTGATTGCATAAAACGCAATTCTTGAGCGCGCCAAAAATATGTACTGTAAATCAGTTATTTAAGGAGGCACCCCAAAATCGCCTTCCTTTGCAATACGTATGTAAGACAAAATAAAGACCGAAGCATGCCCCCACATGCTCCGGTCCGAACCGTCGAATCGGCTTGCCCATCAATGCGCAAACAACAGACTCGGCCCATCCTTGAGGTCGAGGAAATAGCGCGTCACCCCGCCGAGCAGGAATTCGCGCAACCGACTGTGGCCAAAGGCCCCCATCACCAGCAATTCGGCCTGCAGGCGTGCCACCGCCGCTGCCAGCGTTTCCTCAATCGAGCCGACACGGGCCAGCGAATCAATTTCCGCCTTCACCCCATGGCGCGAGAGATATTGCACCGCATCAAGCGGCGGAAACACCCCCGCCTTGTCGCCCACGGTCAGCACATGCACCGATTCGGCAAGCCGCAGCAGAGGCAAGGCCCCGCGCAGCGCCACCGCCGCCTCATGCGACCCATCCCAGGCCACTGCCACGCAATTGACCGGCGTGACCAACGGGCGGTCCTGATCCACCACCAGAATCGGCGCCTTGCCATCAACCGCCAATTGCCCGGCAAATTCGCACCCGCGCGACAGCACGATCACATCGGAGAGCAGCGAAGCCTCGGTCATGGCGTCAATCGGCTCCTCCTCGCCGCGCAGGATGTCGAAAGGCACATCCTCGCCGCGCAGCCGCACCGCCAACTCCTCGGCAAATTCATCGTCGCGCCGGACCGCCTCGCGCACCGCATCGGCCGCCAGATAGCCCCCGCCCAGCGCATCCATCGCCATGAACCGCGCCACCGGCGTATCGATCAGCACGCTGATATGGCCGCCCGTGGTGCGCGCCAGCGAAAGCGCCGTTTCAAGCCTCGCAGAGGTTTCCTCGGTTTGATCGGCATAAACCAGAATTGAGCGCATTGTCGGTCTCCCTTTTCTGTTGGACCGTGTCCCATCCGTCGCAGCCACCATACTCCGGCAAAACGTAACCTGCCATGACTTAGGTCAAGCCGCGCCATCCAGGAAAGCGCCCAAGAAAAAAGGCGGCGATGCGCGATGCACCGCCGCCTTTTATCCTTCATGGCGCCAGGCTCAGACCAGAGCGGCCTTGAGCGCATCGACCAGATCAGCGCGTTCCCACGGGAAGAAGTCGCCATCGGGCTTGCGGCCAAAGTGGCCATAGGCGGCGCTGGGGCCATAGATCGGCTTGTTCAGGCCCAGACCCAGACGGATGCCGCGCGGGGTCAGACCGCCCAGCTTTTCTTCGGCCACCTTGGCAATGGCGGCTTCGAGCAGCGCGTCGGCCACCGAACCCGTGCCCGCCGTATCGACGTAAAGCGAAAGCGGGCGCGCCACGCCGATGGCGTAGGAAAGCTGGATCGTCACGCGCGTGGCAAGGCCTGCGGCAACGACATTCTTGGCCAGATAGCGCGCGACATAGGCGGCGCTGCGGTCAACCTTGGTCGGGTCCTTGCCCGAGAACGCGCCGCCGCCATGCGGAGCCGCGCCGCCATAGGTGTCCACAATGATCTTGCGGCCGGTCAGGCCCGCGTCACCATCGGGGCCGCCGATTTCAAAGCTGCCGGTGGGGTTGATGTGCCAAACGGTCGCATCCGAAATGAAACCGGCGGGCAGGATGGCGCTCACGGCCTGCTTGACATAGGCTTCCAGTTCGGCCTTCTTCGCGCCTTCATCATAACCCGCCTTGTGCTGGGTCGAAACGACGATGGCGGTGGCGGCCACCGGCTGACCATGCTTGTAACGCAGCGTCACCTGGCTCTTGGCATCGGGTTCGAGGAAAGGCGCCGCGCCCGAATGACGGTCGGCGGCCAACTGTTCCAGAATCTTGTGGCTGTAATACAGCGTCGCAGGCATCAGGTCAGGGGTTTCATCACAGGCGAAACCGAACATGATGCCCTGGTCGCCCGCGCCCTCGTCCTTGTTGTCGCCCGCGTCCACGCCCTGCGCAATATGCGCCGACTGGCCATGCAGGCGGTTGATGAATTCAAACTGTTCCCAGTGGAAACCGTCCTGTTCATAGCCGATGCGCTTGACCGTATCGCGCACGGTCTTTTCGATCTCTTCCTGCGCGCCCGGCGCCCAGGCGCCGTTTTCATAAACGCCCTTGCAGCGGATTTCCCCGGCCAGCACCACCAATTGCGTGGTGGTCAGCGTTTCGCAGGCGATGCGCGCCTCGGGGTCCTTGGACAGGAACAGATCGACGATCGCGTCCGAAATCTGGTCCGCCACCTTGTCGGGATGGCCCTCGGAAACGCTTTCGGAGGTGAAGAGGTAATCACTGCGCACGGTATCGGACATAGAAATCCTGCCATATAAAGGTTTCTTTATGCGACCCCCTCCTAGCCCCGAGTGCGGCGCAACACAAGGGCGGCAAGCATAAGAAGAACTAATCCGATCCCAATCGAAAGCATGTTGCCCCAGCGCGCAAACAACGTGGGCGCCAAGGCGGGCGGCACCATGCCGTCCAGCCGCGCCGCCTGCCCCCGGTCAGCCTTTTGCCGGATCACGCCATGGCCATCGACCACCGCGCTCACGCCATTGGTGGTCGAACGCAGCACCGGCAGCCCTTCCTCGATCGCGCGCAGCCGCGCCTGCGCCAGATGCTGGGGCGGGCCCCAACTGCCGAACCAGCCATCGTTGGAGGGGTTGAAAATATAGTCGGGCCGATGCGCGCGATCGACCACCGCACCGGGAAAGATGATCTCATAACAGATCTGCATCCCGACCTTGCCCAGCGGACCCAGATCGAGCGTCTCGGGCCCCGGTCCGGGCCGGAAATCGAAATCGCCCGGCACCAACCGCTCCAGCCCGATCATCTTCAGCCATTGCCGCTGGGGCAGATATTCGCCGAAAGGCACCAGATGCGCCTTGGCATAATGCGCCGCGATCCGGCCCTGATCGTCGATCCCGGCAATGACATTCTGGCCGCCGGTGGCATTCACCCCTTTGAGGTCCAGATCCACCGTCCCGGTCAGCAGCAGCCCCCCCGCCCCGATCGTGCGGGCCAGACGCCAGCGCGCCAGCCAGGGATCGCCGCCAAAGGTGAATTGATAATACCACGCCGGATAGCCGTCGCGGACGTAATCAGGCACCCCGGATTCCGGCCACAGCACCAGTCGCCTCTGGCCCGGCACGCGCGGCGCGGACAATTTGGCCGAGGCTACATATTGCGCCTCGAAATGATTGGGATCGTCCAGATCCTCCTGCGCGATATTGGGCTGGATCAGTGTATAGGCGATATGGCCCTGCGGCGTGGCCGGGCCAGGCAGAACCATCGCGGCAAGGCCCAGCGCAAACGGCCCCGCCATCATCGCGCCGCCCTCGCGCCGCCGGCCCAGAAACCACAGCATGCGCCCTTCGGCCGCCACGCCCGCCATCACGACCACCAGCCCCGAAAGCCCATAAGTGCCCAGCCATGACGCCAACAGCGCCAGACCGGGCCGCGCATCGCCGCCCAGCAAGGCCACCCCCAGCGGATTCCACGGAAAGCCGGTAAACAACCATCCGCGCAGCGCCTCGGCCAAGATCCAGCAACCGGCAAAGCCCAGCACCCGCGACACGCCACGCCCACGCAGAAACCATCCGCCCGCCATCGCCATAGCCGGAAAAATCGCCAGATAGAGCGAGAGCAGAAACACCGCCAATCCGCCCAGCCAAGGCGGCATCTTGGCCTGATAGGTGAAAGCCGTGGCGATCCAGTTCAGCCCGAGCGTGAAATGGCCCACGCCCCACAGCCAGCCCGCCAGTGCCGCCCAGCCCGCATGGGGCAAGCGCGCGGCGATCCACAACAGGACGCCGACGCTGAGCAAGGTGAGCGGCCAGAGGCCAAGCGGTTGAAAACCCAGCGCGCCAACCGCGCCAATGGCGGCCAAGGCCGCACCGCGCCAGCCCCAATGCCAGCACGCGCGCGCAAAGAGCTTTGCCTTGCGCTTGTATTTGCCGAAATATTTCTCGTGCCAAGGCTTTGCCGCATCATCCATGGCGGCATGCTTTAGCGGGGGCGGCCTGTGCCGTCACCCCGCCTTGGCATTCATGGCGCAGATTACTCCGCGCTCTCGCTGGGCGCGGCCACAGCCTTGCGGCGCGGGGCGCGGCGCTTGGGGGCCGGGGCCGCCTCGGCCTCCGCGGCGACCGGCGCCTCGACAGCGGGGGCCTGCACCACCGGTTCGGCGGCTTTGGCTTCGACAGGCTTGGGGCTGGCGATCTTGGCCTCGGCAACCTTCGGTTCGAGCGTCTTGCGCGGGGCGGCGGAAATGGCGGGCGGCAGCGCCGCTTCCAGACCCGAACCATCCACAGGTGCCGCCTTTTCGGCGGTCACGCGCGGCGCACGCGGGGCGCGTTCCTCACGAGGCGCGCGTTCTTCCCGGGGAGCGCGTTCCTCGCGAGGCGCCCGCTCTTCACGAACGGCGCGTTCCTCGCGGGGGGCGCGATCTTCGCGGGGGCGATCATCGCGGCGCGGGCGGCGTTCCTCGCGGCGGCCACGGGGCGCGCGCGGGCTGCGGTTTTCGCGCAGGAAGGGGTTTTCCGCAGGCTCATAGATGTTGGCCGACGAATCGCCTTCTGCCCCGGCTTCGCCCGATTCCCCACCCTGATCCTCACCGGATTCATGAGTGGCCTGGTTGGGGGCTTCCTCGCTGCGGCGCGGCGCTTCGGCGCGCTGTTCGCTGCGCTCTTCACGTTCGCGGCGGGTATAGACCGGCGGCGCGTCGAAAGCGGGGAAATCGCTGTCCACGGCGAAATCGCCCTGATCGTCGCCCTCATCTCGACCGGCATCGCCATTGTCCTGCCAGCGATCATCGCGGCGGGCGCGTGATTCTTCCTGACGCAGACGGGTGTCAGCGATCACGCGAAAGTAATGGTCCGCAAATTGCAGATAATATTCGGCCTGAACGCGGTCGCCATTAAGATGGGCATCCTGCGCCAGCTTGCGATATTTTTCCAGCAATTGCGGCGCATTGCCCCGCGCCCGGCTGTCGATACGGTTAAGCTGCTGACCACCATTTTGCGGCCGACCATTGTTGTTGCCCCGGCCACGGCGGCGGTTATTCCCACGATTGTTGTTCAAGGGTGAGTATTCCTTAACCCCGGATCGCCGCTCGGCCTCTATGCCGGCGTGCTCCTCGTCCTGTCTTTACGCCGTGCCGCGAAATCGCGGCCTGGCCCTGTTTCGTCGGGTCCAGCCTTGATCGGCTTATCCTGACGAAGATGCTGGAGTAGCACCAGCCAGAGGGGAAGATCCCATCCCTCGGCGGTCCTGTTGTTCAATTAAAAGCCCCGCCCGCAAAAGCCAAGCAGAATCTTACAATATTGCCCGGCTTTCCCGAGAAAGCACGAGAGCGCGGGGCCGATTGGCCAAATCAAGCCGCAATTTTACGGCAAATCCGGCCTGTGCGGCAATTTGTCCTACCGGCTGCGCTTGCTGATGGCCAATTTCGATCACCGCCACCCCGTCCGGCGTCAGCAGATCGGGCAATTGCGGAATCAGGATGCGGTAATCATCCAGCCCCTCGGCTCCGGCAAACAGCGCGCTGGCCGGTTCATAATCCCGCACGCTAGGGTCCAGCGCGGCATCGGCTTCGACATAGGGCGGATTGGAGAGGACAAGATCGAAACGCCCCAGCCCATCGGCCCAGCCCGCCTGCGTCCAGTCGGCCAGCACCATCCGCGCCCGCTCCGCCAGCCCCAAAGCCTGCGCATTGCCCGCCGCCACGGCCAGCGCATCGGGGGATGCATCGATGCCCACACCCTGCGCCCCGCCCCGCTCGTGCAGAACCGCCAGCAGCAGCGCCCCCGTCCCCGTCCCGCAATCCAGCACGCGGCCCAGAACGAAATCGGGCGCCGCGCAGGCTTCAAGCGCGGCCTCGACAATCGTCTCGCTGTCGCCGCGCGGGATCAGTGTGGCGGGCGTAACGCGAAAATTCAGGCCCCAGAATTCCTGATGGCCGATAATATGGGCGACCGGCTCATGCGCCGCGCGCCGCGCGATCAGCGCGTCAAACCCATCGGGCGCGGGATCGCCCATATGGCGCAGCAGCACATCGGTGCGGCTGCACCCCAGCGCATGGGCCATCAGCACTTCGGCATCCAGCCGCGCGGTGTCGCTGGTGGCGCTCAACCTGTCCGCCGCCTCGCGGATCGCCGATGCGATATTATTCACCCCCGGATTATTCACCAAGCGCCGCCAGCCTTTTGGCCTGATCCTCATGGATCAGCGCCGAGACCAGTTCACCCAGCCCCGGCCCTTCAAGGATCTCGGGCAGGCGGTGGAGCGTCAGATTGATCCGGTGGTCCGTCACGCGGCCTTGCGGAAAATTATAGGTACGGATGCGTTCGCTGCGATCCCCGCTGCCCACCATCGCCTTGCGGGCCTCGGCCTCGGCGCCTTGGGCTTCCTCGCGCTGAACCTCGAAGAGGCGGGCGCGCAAGACCTGCATCGCCTTTTCCTTGTTCTTGTGCTGGCTGCGCCCGTCCTGGCACGTTACCACGGTCCCGGTGGGCAGATGGGTGATCCGCACCGCCGAATCGGTGGTGTTCACATGCTGTCCGCCCGCGCCGCTCGCGCGGTAGACGTCGATCTTGAGGTCCTTGTCCTCGATCTGCACATCCACCTCATCCGGTTCGGGCAGGATCGCGACCGTGGCTGCGCTGGTGTGGATGCGCCCGCCGCTTTCGGTCACGGGCACGCGCTGAACCCGGTGAACGCCGGATTCAAACTTCAACTTAGCGAACACGCCCTGCCCGCTGACATGGGCGACGACTTCCTTGAAGCCGCCGATCTCGCTGGCGTTCACGCTGACGGTCTCGACCCGCCAACCCTGCTCGGCGGCATAGCGTTCGTACATGCGGAACAGGTCGGCGGCGAAGAGAGCAGCCTCGTCGCCCCCGGTTCCGGCGCGGATTTCCAGCATCGCCGGGCGGCTGTCGGCATTGTCGCGCGGCAGCATGGCGATGGAGAGCGCGCGCTCGGCATCGGGCAGCGCGGCGCGGATGCGGGCGATCTCCTCCTCGGCCAATTCGCGCATGTCCGGATCAGATTCCAGCGCTTGGGCCGCGGCAAGGCTTTCCAGCTCGCCCCGCATCGTCGCGACGTCCGATGCCGCACGGGCCACCGGCTCCAGCTCGGCATAATCGCGCGAGGCCGCCACGAAATCGGCCCCCTCCAGCGTGCCGGAGGCCAGACGCGCCTCCAACTCGGCAAAACGCGCCGCAATCTGGGCCAGACGGGTGGAGGGGATGGTCATCAGAGAAGCGGCAAAACCAGATCCAAGAAGCGCTGCTTCAAGGCTTCGTCTTCACTGCGAGAAGACACGGACGGCACTCCATCGCGCAAAGCCAAGCCTGCCAAAAGTCGCGCTGGGATCTTTGCTGCCTTATCAAAGCGCTTACGCGACGACCCGGTCGCAACGATATCGGCAGAAATACCGGTTCTACGTAGCGCGGCACTCGCCTTGATAGCCAAATTCAGAAGCGCATCATCTTCAACTGCAATCACTACATCTAGAGGCACCTCGGCAATCAACCCGCTGCCCGACACCAGCATCGCCAACCGTTCAACGCCCGCCGCCCAGCCGACCGCCGGGGTGGGCGCGCCGCCCAGGCTTTCCATCAACCCATCATAACGCCCGCCGCCAAGGACCGTGCCCTGCGCACCCAGACGATCGGTGACGAATTCAAACGCGGTGTGGCGATAGTAATCCAGCCCGCGCACCAGGGCCCCGTTGCGCGTCCATGCCACGCCCGCCGCATCCAGACCGCCGGTCACGGCGGCGAAGAAATCCTGCGCTTCAGCGGAAAGGTAATCGTCGATGCGCGGCGCATTGGGCAGGAAAGCCTTGTCGCGCGGGTCCTTGCTGTCCAAAATCCGCAAGGGATTCTTTTCCAGACGCTCCTGCGAATCCTCGGACAATTCGCCCTTCACCGCGCGGAAGTATTCGATCAACGCTGCGCGCCATGCCTCGCGGCTTTCCCCATCGCCCAGCGTGTTGAGCGTCAGGGTCACGCCATCGCTGATCCCCAGTTCCTTCAGCAACTGATCGGCCATCACCAGCAGTTCAACGTCGGCGGTGGGTTCCGCCGCCCCGATCACCTCGGCGTCGATCTGGTGAAACTGGCGATAGCGGCCCTTTTGCGGGCGTTCATAGCGGAACAGGGGGCCGTGCGTGGCCAGCTTGACAGGCGCATACTGCTTCCAACCATTGGTCAGATAGGCGCGCGCCAGACCGGCGGTGAACTCCGGGCGCAAGGTCAGCGATTCCCCACCGCGATCCTCAAAGGAATACATTTCCTTCGACACCACATCGGTCGTCTCGCCAAGGCTGCGCGAAAACACCGTGGTCTTTTCAAAGACCGGCATTTCCACCCGGCGGAAACGGTACAATTTGCGCACACGCTCAAACGTTTCCACCACAAAGGCGAAAGCGTCGGCATCGGCGCCGAAAATGTCCTGGGTGCCGCGGATGGCCTGCGGCGTTTCGATCTGGGGCTTGCTCATGGATTTGCCCCCTATACGCAGGCGCGGCCAAGGTGAAGCCCCCGTGATGAACGGTGGCGAAAACCGGCCTTGCTGACAATGCGGTAAATATCCAATTCAGCCCCCTTGCTGGCGGCCCGGCTTCGCGCCATGAAGTCGTCATGACAAAACCCATGCATGCACGCGCCCGGATCGCCCTGGGCCTCTCCGCCGCCCTCTTGTTCTCCTCGCCCGCGCTGGCCCAGCGTTCCGCGCCTGCGGCCATTCCCGTGGTGCAGGGCGTGCCCGATGCCAGGGACGTTCCCTATCCGGGCGGAACGATCACGCTGGACATTGATGCCACCGATATTGCGCGCGGTCTGTTTCGCGTTTCGCAAACCGTGCCCGTGGCGGCGGGGGCGAAAGAGCTGATCCTGCAATTGCCGCAATGGGTTCCGGGCGGCCACAATCCGCGCGGCACGATCGACCAACTGGCCGATGTCAAATTCTACGCCGACGGCAAGCTGCTGACCTGGCACCGCGATCCCACCGAGGTCTTTGCCTTTCACATCGACCTGCCCGCAGGCGCCAAGGCAGTAGTGGCCAAATTCGTCCACACCTCGCCCCTGCAGAGCAGCGAGGGGCGCATCACCATGACGCCCGAAATGCTCAACCTGCAATGGGACCGGATGAGCCTTTATCCCGCCGGCTATTACACCCGCCAGATCAAGTACAAGCCCAGCGTGACCTTCCCCGAAGGCTGGCAGGTGGCGACCGCGCTGGATGGCAAGCAGGCAAGCGGCAACAAGGTCACGTGGGATGTCATCGACTATGAGGCGCTGGTCGATTCGCCGATCTTTGCCGGGGCATATTTCAAGCGGTTCGATCTTGGCCGCAATGTCTTCATGAATGTCGTGGCCGACAAGCCCGAACTGCTGGAGATCAAGCCCGAACATCTGGCCACCTATCGCGCGCTGGTCGAGGAGGCCTGGGCCAATTTCGGATCATTCCATTTCGACCACTATGATTTCCTGCTGGCGCTGACCGACCGCATGGGCGGCATTGGGCTGGAGCATCACCGAAGCTCGGAAAATGCCATGGCGCCCAAGGCATGGGTCGATTGGAAGGACATGGATTGGGCTCGCAACGTCATTTCCCATGAATTCACCCATAGCTGGGACGGCAAGTTCCGCCGCCCGGACAAGCTGTGGACCCCCGACTATCGCCAGCCGATGCAGGGCAATCTGCTCTGGGTCTATGAAGGGCAGACGCAGTTCTGGGGCTATGTGCTGGCCGCGCGTTCGGGCATCCAGACCAAGGAGGCGATCCTTGGCGCCTTTGCCGCCAATGCGGGCATGTTTACCCAGTGGGCAGGCCGCGATTGGCGCAGCGTCGAGGACACCGGCTTTGATCCGGTCATCTCGGGCCGCCGCGCCAAGCCCTATGCCAGCATCAACCGCAACGAGGATTATTATACCGAAGGCGCGCTGATGTGGCTGGAGGCGGACCAGATCATCCGCGAAGGCACCAAGGGCAAGAAGGGCCTCGACGATTTCGCCCGCGCATTCTTCGGCATCAAGAATGGCGACTGGGGCGAGGTTGTCTATAATTTCAAGGATGTCGCCTCCGCGCTGAACGGCGTCTATGCCTATGACTGGGAAGCCTTCCTCGACAAGCATATGAACCAGCCCGGCCAACCCGCTCCCTTGGCCGGCATTGAAAAGGCCGGATACAAGCTGGTGTGGAAGGACACGCCCAATCCCTATGACAAGGGCCGCTTTGCCTCGGCCAAGGCGCTCAGCCTTGCCCATTCGCTGGGCATCGTGCTGAACCGCGAAGGCGTGATCACCAGCACCTTGTGGAACAGCCCGGCCTTTGAAGCCGCGCTGGTGACCGGCACCAAGATCGTGGCCGTCAATGGCGCGACCTACAGCGAGGACGCGATCAAGGCCGCGATCACCGCCGCCAAGGGCAATGACAAGCCGATCACGCTGGTGACCCAGCGCGGCGAGAAGGTGGCGACCGTGGTGCTGAACTATCACGACGGCCTGCGCTATCCCTGGCTGGAGCGCGCGGTCGAGGGCAAGGAACCGGCGGGCCTCGACCTGCTGCTCGCGCCCAAGCGTCTGACGGGCAAGTAAATGGAAAAGCGCGCAGGCTTGCGCTGGCCGCTGCCTGCGCGCTTTTTGCTGTTCTTGGGTCTGTTTGCGGCGGCAACGGGGCTGCTGGGCGCCCAGGGGCTGCGCTGGGGTCAGGCGGTGCTGGGCGGGTTTGATACCGGGGCGCTGGTGTTCATCGCCTCGCTCTGGCCGCTCTCCCGCGATACCGCGCCCGATCAAATGCGCCGTCATGCGCGCCAGAATGACGTCAACCGCTTTGCCGTGCTGGTCATCAGCGCGATGATCATGTTGGTGATTGTTACCGCGCTGTTTGTCGATTTGCCCCATGCCAGAGACGACACAGGCTATGCCAAAGGGGCGGCGCTGGTCCTGATTATTGCCAGTCTGGTTATAGCGTGGTTATTTTCCAACCTTATCTACACGCTGCATTATGCCCATATCTACTTTGCCGCAAAGCAAGGCGGCGGGTTGCGCTTTCCCGGGCCCGACGATGACAATTCACCATCCGGTTCGCTCCATTGTCCTAATTTCTGGGACTTTTTCTATTTCGCGCTGACCATCGGCATGGCCTTTGCCACATCGGATGTGGAAATCACCAGCCCGCGTCTGCGCCGGGTGGCCACGGTCCATGGCGCTTTGGCATTTTTCTACAATCTGGTCGTGCTGGCTTTTA
Encoded proteins:
- a CDS encoding mechanosensitive ion channel family protein, which encodes MITITDLTKGKLPLNLPGDALDPDQLPSLNEVMHWSSRMSHAALVLGIGLGVALLLHLACFAFLRRMARRSENPAEAVAAAQLYHAFRWAFLAGGMASAAGGNKLIAKLWNGIEGFVVPALTGWVLYALVRTGAELMTRRAITSGDELTARSRTTRIALLSRSMAFVIIFITVALMLLGVPAVRHIGATLIASAGLMGLAVGAAAQPALKSLIAGLQIALTEPIRIGDFVVVEGEQGRVEDIRLSYVVIRTGDERRLIVPTVKFLDATFQNWTRVGGITGSVVLPIRPGFAIEPIRQAFRAAIDEMEAWDRRTGDLVVSESRVGSVELKLLVSAANPADLGALRSGLREVMLEWLRVNAPDALCTET
- a CDS encoding universal stress protein, which produces MRSILVYADQTEETSARLETALSLARTTGGHISVLIDTPVARFMAMDALGGGYLAADAVREAVRRDDEFAEELAVRLRGEDVPFDILRGEEEPIDAMTEASLLSDVIVLSRGCEFAGQLAVDGKAPILVVDQDRPLVTPVNCVAVAWDGSHEAAVALRGALPLLRLAESVHVLTVGDKAGVFPPLDAVQYLSRHGVKAEIDSLARVGSIEETLAAAVARLQAELLVMGAFGHSRLREFLLGGVTRYFLDLKDGPSLLFAH
- the metK gene encoding methionine adenosyltransferase yields the protein MRSDYLFTSESVSEGHPDKVADQISDAIVDLFLSKDPEARIACETLTTTQLVVLAGEIRCKGVYENGAWAPGAQEEIEKTVRDTVKRIGYEQDGFHWEQFEFINRLHGQSAHIAQGVDAGDNKDEGAGDQGIMFGFACDETPDLMPATLYYSHKILEQLAADRHSGAAPFLEPDAKSQVTLRYKHGQPVAATAIVVSTQHKAGYDEGAKKAELEAYVKQAVSAILPAGFISDATVWHINPTGSFEIGGPDGDAGLTGRKIIVDTYGGAAPHGGGAFSGKDPTKVDRSAAYVARYLAKNVVAAGLATRVTIQLSYAIGVARPLSLYVDTAGTGSVADALLEAAIAKVAEEKLGGLTPRGIRLGLGLNKPIYGPSAAYGHFGRKPDGDFFPWERADLVDALKAALV
- the lnt gene encoding apolipoprotein N-acyltransferase — encoded protein: MDDAAKPWHEKYFGKYKRKAKLFARACWHWGWRGAALAAIGAVGALGFQPLGLWPLTLLSVGVLLWIAARLPHAGWAALAGWLWGVGHFTLGLNWIATAFTYQAKMPPWLGGLAVFLLSLYLAIFPAMAMAGGWFLRGRGVSRVLGFAGCWILAEALRGWLFTGFPWNPLGVALLGGDARPGLALLASWLGTYGLSGLVVVMAGVAAEGRMLWFLGRRREGGAMMAGPFALGLAAMVLPGPATPQGHIAYTLIQPNIAQEDLDDPNHFEAQYVASAKLSAPRVPGQRRLVLWPESGVPDYVRDGYPAWYYQFTFGGDPWLARWRLARTIGAGGLLLTGTVDLDLKGVNATGGQNVIAGIDDQGRIAAHYAKAHLVPFGEYLPQRQWLKMIGLERLVPGDFDFRPGPGPETLDLGPLGKVGMQICYEIIFPGAVVDRAHRPDYIFNPSNDGWFGSWGPPQHLAQARLRAIEEGLPVLRSTTNGVSAVVDGHGVIRQKADRGQAARLDGMVPPALAPTLFARWGNMLSIGIGLVLLMLAALVLRRTRG
- a CDS encoding DUF4167 domain-containing protein, encoding MNNNRGNNRRRGRGNNNGRPQNGGQQLNRIDSRARGNAPQLLEKYRKLAQDAHLNGDRVQAEYYLQFADHYFRVIADTRLRQEESRARRDDRWQDNGDAGRDEGDDQGDFAVDSDFPAFDAPPVYTRREREERSEQRAEAPRRSEEAPNQATHESGEDQGGESGEAGAEGDSSANIYEPAENPFLRENRSPRAPRGRREERRPRRDDRPREDRAPREERAVREERAPREERAPREERAPREERAPRAPRVTAEKAAPVDGSGLEAALPPAISAAPRKTLEPKVAEAKIASPKPVEAKAAEPVVQAPAVEAPVAAEAEAAPAPKRRAPRRKAVAAPSESAE